Proteins encoded within one genomic window of Syntrophales bacterium:
- a CDS encoding energy-coupling factor ABC transporter ATP-binding protein has translation MSHHIVEFKDVSYRYPDGTEALNGINFRITHGESVGVVGANGAGKSTLLQQMNGYLLPTAGSITIGDLPLNKKTRQEIRKKVGIVFQNPDDQLFMPTVFDDVAFGPLNLGMDEATVRERVHKALAMVNSRNLQDKPPHHLSSGQKSAVAIAAVMAMEPDILAMDEPASNLDPRSRRSLITLLKTFKHSKIIASHDLDLILDVCERCIVIGSGMVVADGPAAEILSNQAFLEENNLELPLSFQRRQVSPACN, from the coding sequence ATGAGCCATCATATAGTTGAATTCAAAGATGTTTCCTACCGCTATCCCGATGGAACGGAGGCGCTCAACGGGATCAATTTCCGGATCACCCACGGCGAATCCGTCGGCGTCGTCGGCGCCAACGGGGCGGGAAAATCCACGCTTCTCCAGCAGATGAACGGTTACTTGCTGCCGACTGCGGGCTCGATCACCATCGGCGACCTGCCCCTGAACAAAAAAACGCGGCAGGAGATCCGGAAGAAGGTCGGAATCGTCTTCCAAAATCCTGATGACCAGCTCTTCATGCCAACCGTTTTTGACGATGTCGCCTTCGGCCCGCTCAACCTCGGGATGGATGAGGCGACCGTGCGGGAGCGGGTGCACAAGGCCCTCGCTATGGTCAACAGCCGCAATCTTCAGGACAAACCGCCGCACCATCTGTCGAGTGGACAGAAGAGCGCCGTCGCGATCGCGGCGGTGATGGCCATGGAACCGGATATCCTGGCGATGGACGAGCCCGCCTCCAACCTCGACCCGCGGTCAAGGCGCTCATTAATTACGCTGCTCAAGACATTCAAACACTCCAAGATCATCGCCTCCCACGATCTCGATCTGATCCTCGATGTCTGCGAGCGCTGTATTGTGATCGGCAGCGGCATGGTTGTTGCCGACGGTCCGGCGGCGGAAATCCTCTCAAACCAGGCGTTCCTCGAAGAAAACAATCTGGAACTTCCGTTGTCGTTCCAGCGGCGTCAAGTTAGTCCTGCCTGCAATTAA
- a CDS encoding energy-coupling factor transporter transmembrane protein EcfT produces the protein MIRLGQYLPGDTLLHRLDPRVKIVSVVALSLLIFGATAVEIPLISAFLVAIVVTARMTPTQVLEALRPVLFFLAVIFLVHLLFTAGTPLFTLAPLPLRITKEGLLRGLYVTWQFASLILAAAILTLTTAPSALVGGIERLLRPLSRVGIPSQDLALMIAMALRFVPMLLEEYERLRMAQMARGADFTTGGLVLRGRAVVALAVPLLLSAFRRADELALAMEARGYQRGCLRTTLCEFAFFRHDLGAFAVLVALIIATLVLRFAAS, from the coding sequence ATGATCCGATTGGGGCAATACCTGCCGGGCGATACGCTCCTCCATCGCCTCGATCCCCGGGTAAAGATCGTTTCCGTCGTCGCGCTCAGCCTCCTCATTTTCGGGGCGACGGCGGTGGAAATACCGCTCATCAGCGCCTTTCTCGTCGCCATCGTTGTTACCGCCCGTATGACGCCCACACAGGTTCTGGAGGCGCTCCGGCCCGTGCTGTTTTTCCTGGCAGTGATCTTTCTCGTGCATCTCCTCTTTACCGCAGGGACTCCCCTTTTCACCCTTGCCCCGCTGCCGCTCCGGATCACGAAGGAGGGCCTTCTCCGCGGGCTTTACGTCACCTGGCAGTTCGCCAGCCTCATCCTTGCCGCCGCCATTCTCACGCTGACAACTGCCCCCTCCGCCCTCGTCGGGGGCATTGAACGTCTGCTCCGGCCGCTTTCAAGAGTGGGAATCCCATCGCAGGACCTTGCCTTGATGATCGCGATGGCGCTGCGGTTCGTTCCGATGCTGCTGGAGGAGTATGAACGGCTCCGAATGGCGCAAATGGCGCGGGGCGCCGATTTTACAACCGGGGGCCTCGTCCTGAGGGGCCGCGCCGTCGTGGCGCTTGCCGTCCCCCTGCTGCTGTCCGCTTTCCGTCGCGCCGATGAGCTCGCCCTCGCGATGGAGGCGAGGGGCTACCAGCGCGGCTGCCTGCGCACCACGCTTTGCGAGTTTGCTTTTTTTCGGCATGATCTTGGCGCCTTCGCCGTCCTGGTCGCGCTGATCATTGCCACGCTTGTTTTAAGGTTTGCGGCCTCATAA
- a CDS encoding transporter, which yields MSILLLVPAVAWGAHPLITDDAGTQGKGKFQVEVSAQHDSEKETLNGVSVESTGRQVSTTFSYGFIENTDIVLSLPYQWGKVREDGATVYDERGISDTTVEAKWRFFEKDGLSFALKPGLRIPTGNDEKGLGAGRTGYHAFIIGSKEVEPWAFHVNVGYIGNENKADEEKNIWHASLATTYEVIKNLKVVGNVGIERNSDKAADKDPAFLIGGVIYSLSESIDIDVGVKYGLTAAETEWSLMAGMAFRF from the coding sequence GTGAGTATATTGTTGTTGGTCCCTGCGGTCGCTTGGGGTGCCCATCCGCTCATCACGGACGACGCCGGCACGCAGGGGAAAGGAAAGTTTCAGGTGGAGGTCAGCGCTCAGCACGACTCCGAAAAGGAAACTCTCAACGGCGTGTCGGTGGAATCAACCGGTCGTCAGGTTTCGACGACCTTCTCCTATGGCTTCATCGAGAATACGGATATTGTCCTGAGCCTGCCCTATCAGTGGGGAAAAGTTAGGGAAGACGGAGCCACGGTCTATGATGAAAGAGGGATATCGGACACGACCGTTGAGGCCAAGTGGCGATTCTTCGAGAAAGACGGGCTGAGCTTTGCGTTGAAACCAGGCCTGCGGATACCAACGGGCAACGACGAAAAGGGACTCGGCGCCGGGCGGACCGGATACCACGCATTTATCATCGGTTCGAAGGAGGTCGAGCCTTGGGCTTTCCATGTGAATGTCGGCTACATCGGGAACGAAAACAAGGCGGATGAAGAGAAAAACATTTGGCATGCATCCCTCGCTACGACCTATGAGGTTATCAAGAACCTAAAAGTTGTCGGGAATGTCGGGATCGAGCGAAATTCGGACAAGGCTGCGGACAAAGACCCTGCCTTTCTCATCGGCGGCGTCATCTACTCCCTTTCTGAAAGTATAGATATTGATGTCGGTGTGAAATACGGCTTGACCGCTGCTGAAACCGAATGGTCGCTGATGGCGGGAATGGCGTTCAGATTTTGA
- the nikR gene encoding nickel-responsive transcriptional regulator NikR, which produces MSELVRFGVSLEKNLLDRFDDLIRAKQYTNRSEALRDMIRRELVEREWQGGCDVAGAITLIYDHHKRDVLIRVMDMQHDFQDVIISTQHIHLDHHNCLEIIAARGKAEEVQRLADALTSIKGVRHGTLSMSSTGREIG; this is translated from the coding sequence ATGTCGGAACTGGTTCGTTTTGGGGTGTCCTTAGAAAAAAATCTCCTCGACAGGTTTGACGACCTGATCCGGGCAAAACAGTATACCAACCGCTCGGAGGCCCTGCGGGATATGATCCGCCGGGAGCTGGTCGAGAGGGAGTGGCAGGGGGGGTGCGATGTGGCCGGCGCCATCACCCTCATCTACGACCATCACAAACGTGATGTCTTGATTCGGGTGATGGATATGCAGCATGACTTCCAGGATGTGATTATCTCCACCCAGCACATTCATCTCGATCACCACAATTGCTTGGAGATCATCGCCGCCCGGGGAAAGGCGGAAGAGGTGCAGCGGCTGGCCGACGCCCTAACCTCTATCAAGGGGGTTCGGCACGGGACCCTCAGCATGTCGAGCACGGGGAGGGAGATCGGGTAG
- a CDS encoding energy-coupling factor ABC transporter permease — protein MHMADALLSPAVGTTLWAGTAVVGGYASKKLKERIDDRMIPLMGVLGAFIFAAQMINFTIPGTGSSGHLGGGMILAILLGPHAAFLVMASVLTVQALFFADGGLLALGCNIWNLGVYPCYLVYPLIYKPWAGESKNPGRILVASLVSGVAALQLGAFSVVMETLMSGKSELSFSAFVLMMQPIHLAIGIVEGFVTAGVINYVRSARPEILESIAVARPLGAEVSLKKVMMTFAVLVIITGGTLSWFASTHPDGLEWSIEKVTGKGELREAERGIARVLRGIQEKTAFLPDYGLKPEGPDPKKVEAMAWPGIKAETSVSGIVGAVVVLGMIVLIGIGVRSSRDRDA, from the coding sequence ATGCACATGGCGGATGCTTTGCTTTCCCCCGCCGTGGGGACGACATTGTGGGCCGGAACGGCCGTGGTAGGCGGATATGCCTCGAAGAAACTGAAGGAACGGATCGATGACCGGATGATCCCCTTGATGGGGGTCCTCGGCGCCTTCATCTTTGCGGCGCAGATGATCAATTTTACGATCCCCGGGACCGGATCAAGCGGACACTTGGGGGGCGGAATGATCCTGGCCATCCTCCTCGGTCCCCATGCAGCCTTTCTCGTCATGGCCTCGGTCCTGACGGTTCAGGCGCTCTTCTTCGCCGATGGCGGACTGCTTGCCCTCGGCTGCAACATCTGGAACCTCGGCGTTTATCCCTGCTACCTCGTCTATCCGTTAATCTACAAACCATGGGCGGGGGAAAGCAAAAACCCCGGGCGAATCCTTGTCGCATCCCTCGTGAGCGGTGTCGCGGCACTGCAGCTCGGGGCTTTTTCCGTTGTCATGGAAACGCTAATGTCCGGCAAGAGTGAACTGTCCTTTAGTGCCTTTGTTCTGATGATGCAACCGATACACCTGGCCATCGGGATCGTGGAAGGGTTTGTAACCGCCGGAGTCATCAATTATGTGCGCAGCGCCAGACCGGAGATTCTCGAGAGCATTGCCGTAGCCCGTCCTCTGGGTGCGGAGGTTTCGCTGAAGAAGGTTATGATGACATTTGCAGTATTGGTAATCATAACGGGCGGGACCCTCTCCTGGTTCGCTTCGACCCATCCGGATGGTCTGGAGTGGTCCATCGAAAAGGTCACCGGCAAGGGCGAACTGCGGGAGGCGGAGCGCGGGATTGCCCGTGTGCTCAGGGGAATCCAGGAAAAGACGGCGTTTCTCCCCGATTACGGCTTAAAACCGGAGGGCCCTGACCCGAAAAAAGTGGAGGCGATGGCATGGCCGGGAATCAAGGCGGAAACCTCTGTATCCGGCATCGTCGGCGCTGTTGTCGTTCTCGGAATGATCGTACTTATCGGCATAGGGGTCCGATCCTCCCGGGACAGAGATGCGTAA
- a CDS encoding ABC transporter ATP-binding protein, with the protein MSHAGEQEVLLKAENLLVRRGGATVLDIPELNVLPGQFLVLIGPNGAGKSTLLLTLAGLLAPVRGKLLFRGASIGARGFDYRRQIAMVFQEPLLFDATVFDNVAAGLKIRDVGRAEIGKMVPEYLERFGIAHLAKRSARKLSGGEAQRTSLARAFVTNPQIIFLDEPFSSLDPPTRDALTDDLERIIRATRTTAVASTHDQTEALRLADRLAVMAEGRIVQIGTSAEVLYKPTNEAVASFVGVETVLPGRVVRIDNGVFTAAVEGGEIEAVGQVRLGEAVLCCIRPEHVTVSTNGHPRTTSARNVFSGTIRAITPLGLFQRIRVDCGFGLVAYVTRQSLEELHLEEGISVTASFKATSVHVIRRGGGTGMARSAPSKP; encoded by the coding sequence ATGAGTCACGCGGGCGAGCAGGAGGTTTTACTCAAGGCCGAGAATTTGCTGGTGCGCCGGGGCGGGGCGACCGTGCTCGATATTCCCGAACTGAACGTTTTGCCGGGACAGTTCCTTGTTCTGATCGGTCCGAACGGCGCGGGGAAATCGACGCTGTTGTTGACCCTTGCCGGTCTGCTTGCCCCGGTCCGGGGAAAGCTGCTGTTTCGCGGCGCCAGTATTGGCGCAAGGGGTTTCGACTATCGCCGCCAGATTGCGATGGTTTTTCAGGAGCCGCTTTTGTTTGATGCTACCGTCTTTGATAACGTCGCGGCGGGTCTTAAAATCCGGGACGTGGGGCGGGCAGAGATCGGCAAAATGGTTCCGGAATACCTCGAACGTTTCGGCATAGCGCATCTGGCGAAACGTTCCGCCCGGAAACTCTCCGGCGGGGAGGCGCAGCGCACGAGCCTCGCCCGCGCCTTCGTTACCAACCCGCAGATCATTTTTCTCGACGAACCCTTCTCCTCGCTCGACCCGCCGACTCGCGACGCCCTTACCGACGATCTCGAGCGGATCATCCGCGCCACGCGGACAACGGCGGTTGCCTCGACCCACGACCAGACGGAGGCGCTCAGGCTGGCCGACCGTCTGGCGGTAATGGCGGAAGGACGGATCGTGCAGATCGGGACGTCCGCCGAGGTGCTGTACAAGCCCACTAATGAGGCGGTTGCCTCCTTTGTGGGTGTGGAAACGGTTCTGCCGGGACGGGTTGTGAGGATCGACAACGGCGTTTTCACCGCCGCCGTCGAGGGGGGCGAAATCGAGGCGGTCGGTCAAGTCCGGCTGGGAGAAGCGGTGCTCTGCTGCATCCGGCCGGAGCACGTGACCGTATCCACCAATGGCCACCCCCGGACGACGAGCGCCCGGAACGTCTTTTCCGGAACGATCCGGGCGATTACGCCGCTCGGCCTTTTCCAGCGGATTCGCGTTGATTGCGGATTCGGCCTGGTCGCCTATGTGACACGCCAGTCCCTCGAAGAACTCCATCTTGAAGAGGGAATAAGCGTTACGGCCTCCTTCAAGGCAACGTCCGTCCACGTCATTCGCCGCGGCGGAGGGACAGGGATGGCTCGGTCTGCGCCTTCCAAGCCCTGA
- a CDS encoding ATP-binding cassette domain-containing protein, with product MIRVENLVYRYEAAAPDSLRGISLEIAEGEHAALIGPNGCGKTTLIKHLNALLFPASGTVCVDGMMTTDGSSVREIRRRVGMVFQNPDSQIVGMTVEEDVAFGPGNLALPAPEIRRRVAVSLEMVGMTGFEKRAPHTLSGGEKRLLSIAGVLAMNPRYIAFDEPTAYLDAAGRERILAIIRRLNREGMAIIHIAHDLRDVAEADRVAVMDQGLLLRTGTPEEIFGKPGLRTAIGLHPPGDNAE from the coding sequence ATGATTCGTGTCGAAAACCTGGTTTACCGTTACGAAGCCGCAGCTCCCGACTCTCTCCGGGGAATCAGCCTCGAGATCGCCGAGGGCGAACATGCAGCCCTGATCGGTCCCAACGGCTGCGGCAAGACCACGCTGATCAAGCACCTGAACGCCCTCCTGTTTCCGGCCTCCGGAACGGTCTGCGTGGACGGGATGATGACGACCGACGGCTCCTCCGTCCGGGAGATCCGGCGGCGGGTGGGAATGGTCTTTCAGAACCCGGACAGCCAGATAGTCGGGATGACAGTGGAAGAGGACGTGGCCTTCGGCCCGGGGAACCTCGCCCTTCCCGCCCCGGAGATCCGCCGTCGCGTCGCTGTTTCACTGGAGATGGTCGGAATGACGGGATTCGAGAAACGCGCCCCGCATACCCTTTCCGGTGGGGAGAAGCGCCTCCTCTCTATTGCCGGGGTACTGGCCATGAACCCCCGCTACATCGCCTTTGATGAACCGACCGCCTATCTCGATGCGGCGGGCCGGGAACGGATACTCGCGATAATCCGGCGGTTGAACCGGGAGGGGATGGCGATTATCCACATCGCCCACGACCTGCGCGACGTCGCGGAGGCGGACCGGGTCGCGGTCATGGACCAGGGGCTGCTCCTGCGAACAGGAACGCCGGAGGAAATCTTCGGCAAGCCCGGACTCCGGACAGCGATCGGGCTTCATCCTCCGGGAGATAACGCGGAATGA
- the cbiQ gene encoding cobalt ECF transporter T component CbiQ, protein MTFDEKYFDIGRLDRLSYGDTFVHRLDPRAKVIATMLFLLTVISFPKYEVIALAPFFLYPVLLLTIGEIPVRFMIRKIIVVSPFAVFIGIFNPLLDTKTVAVIFGVSLSAGWISFLSILMKFALTISAALLLIATTSFPGICHALRRLGVPALFVSQLLFLYRYLFVLMEEAMRIIRAREMRSFGSHGAGMKMFVRLIGILFLRTMDRAERIYYAMLSRGFQGDIPTLKRSHIALPDLLFLSVMIAYLGVFRFFPVAEELGRVVQELF, encoded by the coding sequence ATGACCTTTGACGAGAAATATTTCGATATCGGCCGGCTGGACCGGCTCTCCTACGGGGACACCTTCGTGCATCGTCTGGACCCGCGCGCCAAGGTGATCGCCACGATGCTGTTTCTCCTCACCGTCATCTCTTTTCCCAAGTACGAGGTCATTGCGCTGGCCCCCTTTTTTCTATACCCCGTGCTGCTGCTGACCATCGGCGAAATCCCCGTCCGGTTCATGATCAGGAAGATCATAGTCGTTTCCCCCTTCGCGGTTTTCATAGGCATCTTTAACCCGCTGTTGGATACGAAAACAGTGGCCGTCATCTTCGGCGTTTCCCTGTCCGCGGGATGGATATCTTTTCTTTCGATTCTCATGAAGTTTGCGCTCACGATCAGCGCAGCGCTTCTGCTCATCGCAACGACGTCATTTCCGGGCATCTGCCATGCGCTCCGGCGTCTGGGCGTTCCGGCCCTGTTTGTTTCGCAGCTCCTCTTTTTGTATCGCTACCTCTTTGTCCTGATGGAAGAGGCGATGCGGATTATCCGGGCCAGGGAGATGCGTTCCTTCGGGTCGCACGGCGCAGGCATGAAGATGTTCGTGCGCCTGATCGGGATTCTTTTTCTCAGAACGATGGATCGTGCAGAGAGGATCTACTACGCCATGCTCTCCCGGGGATTCCAGGGAGACATCCCGACCCTCAAACGGTCCCATATTGCGCTCCCCGATCTGCTGTTCCTGTCGGTGATGATCGCCTATCTGGGAGTTTTCCGCTTTTTCCCCGTTGCCGAAGAGCTCGGCCGGGTCGTGCAGGAGCTGTTTTAA
- a CDS encoding flavodoxin family protein gives MNVIAINGSPNKEGNTFHALSMVGNELKAAGIEFEILHIGHKMIHGCIACGKCAITQDEKCSIKADELNDLIQIVKQADGIILGSPVYYSGIPGTMKSFLDRMFFVAGSNGNLFRHKVAAAVVAVRRTGGSAALDSLTHYLTYSEMIIATSRYWNVIHGRTPGEAIKDGEGAQIMSVLGKNMAWLLKMKEATAGKITPPPNEEKVVTNFIR, from the coding sequence GTGAACGTAATCGCAATAAACGGCAGTCCTAACAAAGAAGGAAACACTTTTCATGCACTAAGCATGGTCGGGAATGAACTTAAAGCCGCCGGTATCGAGTTCGAGATACTCCACATCGGCCATAAGATGATCCATGGCTGTATTGCTTGCGGAAAATGTGCCATAACTCAAGATGAAAAGTGCTCTATTAAAGCTGATGAACTGAACGATTTGATACAGATAGTCAAACAAGCCGATGGCATTATCCTGGGCTCGCCTGTCTATTATTCGGGGATACCGGGTACGATGAAAAGTTTTCTGGACCGCATGTTCTTTGTCGCCGGATCGAATGGGAATTTATTTCGTCATAAAGTTGCAGCGGCAGTCGTAGCGGTGCGAAGGACAGGCGGTTCTGCGGCTTTGGATAGTTTGACCCATTATCTCACCTATTCCGAAATGATCATTGCCACATCGAGGTATTGGAATGTCATACACGGCAGAACTCCCGGTGAAGCAATAAAGGATGGCGAAGGCGCACAGATCATGAGTGTCCTCGGTAAAAATATGGCATGGTTGTTAAAGATGAAAGAAGCCACCGCCGGTAAAATTACACCACCCCCAAACGAAGAGAAAGTGGTTACTAACTTTATCAGGTAA
- a CDS encoding biotin transporter BioY yields MNPEQTSLRGMVYASLFGALTAVGAYIIIPLPPVPITLQTLFLGLAGTLLGGRLGALSQVVYLLLGIIGLPVFAGGKAGIGVLFGPTGGYLIGFVVAAFVIGKLTALRERPGFAWLCLSLVAGTAVFYALGVLQLSLVARFTLLKALAVGVLPFLAGDLLKIVLTAWIAIKLRERLHGQLL; encoded by the coding sequence ATGAATCCAGAACAGACCTCCCTCCGTGGCATGGTCTATGCCTCTCTCTTCGGGGCGCTGACCGCCGTGGGCGCTTACATCATCATCCCGCTCCCGCCAGTGCCGATTACCCTCCAAACCCTGTTTCTCGGTCTCGCCGGAACGCTGCTCGGGGGCCGTCTCGGGGCGCTCAGCCAGGTGGTCTATCTCCTCCTCGGCATCATTGGTCTGCCGGTATTTGCCGGCGGCAAGGCGGGCATTGGCGTCCTCTTCGGGCCAACCGGCGGCTATCTGATCGGCTTCGTCGTCGCCGCCTTCGTCATCGGCAAACTCACCGCCCTGAGGGAAAGGCCCGGCTTTGCGTGGCTTTGTTTATCGCTCGTTGCCGGGACGGCGGTCTTCTATGCGCTGGGTGTTTTGCAGCTTAGCCTCGTTGCCCGTTTTACGCTTCTGAAGGCGCTGGCTGTCGGCGTTCTTCCCTTTCTTGCGGGCGACCTGCTCAAGATCGTTCTGACTGCCTGGATCGCGATCAAGCTCCGGGAACGCCTGCACGGACAGCTCCTATGA